A portion of the Edaphobacter lichenicola genome contains these proteins:
- the msrB gene encoding peptide-methionine (R)-S-oxide reductase MsrB translates to MAEATKTQKVHKTEAEWRELLTPEQFHVMREGGTERAFTGALVNNHEDGIYHCGSCNAPLFTSDKKFESGSGWPSFWNPVSPDAIVSLEDSSYGMRRVEVQCATCGAHLGHVFPDGPKPTGLRYCINSASLGFEKK, encoded by the coding sequence ATGGCCGAAGCGACAAAGACTCAGAAGGTGCACAAGACGGAGGCAGAGTGGCGTGAGCTGCTGACTCCGGAGCAGTTTCATGTGATGCGTGAGGGCGGGACGGAGCGCGCGTTTACCGGGGCGCTCGTGAACAACCACGAGGACGGGATCTATCACTGTGGGTCCTGCAATGCGCCGCTGTTTACCTCGGATAAGAAGTTCGAGTCAGGAAGCGGATGGCCGAGCTTTTGGAACCCGGTTTCGCCGGATGCGATTGTCTCGCTGGAGGATAGCTCTTACGGGATGCGGCGGGTTGAGGTGCAGTGTGCGACCTGCGGGGCTCACCTGGGGCATGTATTTCCGGATGGCCCGAAGCCGACGGGGCTGCGTTACTGCATCAACAGCGCTTCCCTGGGATTTGAGAAGAAGTAA
- the rpmB gene encoding 50S ribosomal protein L28 produces the protein MAQKCDLCGKGPQFGNNISHAHNTTRRRWNVNLQPVKAQVNGGSKRMRVCTSCIKTGKVVKG, from the coding sequence ATGGCACAAAAATGTGATCTTTGCGGCAAAGGCCCGCAGTTCGGCAACAATATCTCTCACGCCCACAACACCACCCGTCGTCGTTGGAACGTGAACCTCCAGCCCGTCAAAGCCCAGGTCAACGGCGGCAGCAAGCGCATGCGCGTCTGCACCAGCTGCATCAAGACCGGTAAAGTCGTCAAAGGCTAA
- a CDS encoding VWA domain-containing protein: MNMSYRAGVFVICLSSLSLPGFTQQQPSQVPESGQIQPAPQNSSQPNHILFDVVVTDRSGKPVPGLAEKDFVVRDNGNVQNILSFRAHGGTTAPDALQDTKTPLKIIVMIDEVNTTFDHVAYERDQLKKYLLQNGGKLPQPLLLGFVTDKGTEIQTVPSQDGNALLASFDQHETALRTIRRNTGFYGAEERFQLSINTMRSMAAREAQQPGRKMIIWISPGWPLLTGPRIDMTNKQAQQLLASIVDVSTALRQARITMYSIDPLGLADAGSVRLNYYQEFLKPVTATKDVQIADLALQVLATQTGGLALNSSNDITNQIARCVADADAYYTVAIDAHPADKPNDFHAITVKVETPGLTTRTRNGYYTQP; encoded by the coding sequence ATGAACATGTCGTATCGGGCCGGGGTCTTTGTCATCTGTCTCTCGTCGTTAAGCCTTCCAGGGTTCACACAACAGCAGCCAAGCCAGGTACCGGAATCAGGCCAGATACAACCGGCCCCACAGAACTCCTCCCAACCCAATCACATCCTCTTCGATGTCGTCGTGACCGACCGATCCGGCAAACCAGTACCAGGGCTTGCAGAAAAAGACTTTGTGGTGCGCGACAACGGAAACGTCCAGAACATCCTCTCGTTTCGCGCACACGGCGGTACAACCGCGCCCGACGCGCTCCAGGACACCAAAACTCCGCTCAAGATCATCGTGATGATCGATGAGGTCAACACTACATTTGACCATGTAGCGTACGAGCGGGATCAGCTCAAAAAGTACCTATTGCAAAACGGTGGAAAGCTCCCTCAGCCTCTGTTATTGGGTTTTGTCACGGACAAGGGAACCGAGATACAAACCGTCCCCTCGCAAGACGGCAACGCACTCTTGGCTTCCTTCGACCAGCACGAGACCGCGCTCCGGACCATTCGTCGCAACACTGGCTTCTACGGAGCCGAAGAGCGCTTCCAGCTCTCCATCAACACCATGAGGTCGATGGCTGCCAGGGAGGCGCAACAGCCCGGCAGGAAGATGATCATCTGGATCAGCCCCGGCTGGCCCCTCCTGACCGGCCCTCGCATTGACATGACCAACAAACAGGCCCAACAGCTCTTAGCCTCCATCGTTGACGTCTCAACAGCGTTGCGTCAGGCTCGCATCACCATGTACAGCATCGACCCCCTCGGACTGGCCGACGCTGGAAGCGTTCGACTCAACTACTATCAGGAGTTTCTCAAGCCTGTGACCGCAACCAAAGACGTTCAGATCGCAGATCTGGCCCTACAGGTCCTTGCGACCCAGACAGGCGGTCTTGCCCTCAACTCCAGCAACGATATAACCAATCAGATCGCACGCTGTGTCGCCGATGCAGATGCGTATTACACCGTCGCCATCGACGCCCACCCAGCCGATAAGCCAAACGACTTTCACGCGATTACCGTCAAGGTCGAAACCCCGGGACTCACGACCCGGACCCGCAACGGCTACTACACACAGCCGTAA
- a CDS encoding efflux RND transporter periplasmic adaptor subunit, whose protein sequence is MLLIFAAGFFLVLRHHDDTTKSAASPRRGAGGPVTLTTATAQKGNIGVYLDAIGTVTPVYTASITSQVTGPVIAVRFKEGQIVRKGDPLIEIDPRPFEANLLQAQGVLERDQAVLAQATMDRDRYRDAWSRNAIPKQTLDDQEKVVLQDAGTVKNDEGTVKFDEIQVEYCHIRAPISGRVGLRLVDPGNVVQSSGTTTLAVITQLQPITVIFTVPEDNLGQIQPRLQKKAKLPVDAYDRAALKQIATGTLLTLDNQIDTTTGTVKARASFDNKDLLLFPNEFVNARLLVNTLQGATLIPTSAIQHNGAASFVYVLQDNTAHMRPVKPGVTEGMTTQLTGINPGDVVANSSFDKLQDNSKVVVSSKPIPANTSGSSAP, encoded by the coding sequence TTGCTGCTTATCTTCGCTGCCGGTTTTTTCCTGGTGTTGCGTCATCACGACGACACGACGAAGAGTGCAGCATCGCCACGACGCGGCGCCGGTGGACCGGTCACGCTAACGACTGCCACTGCGCAAAAGGGCAATATCGGGGTCTACCTGGATGCGATCGGGACTGTGACGCCGGTTTATACGGCTTCGATCACCAGCCAAGTGACTGGGCCGGTGATTGCGGTGCGCTTCAAGGAAGGGCAGATCGTTCGCAAGGGTGATCCGCTGATTGAGATCGATCCTCGGCCGTTTGAAGCAAATTTATTGCAGGCGCAAGGCGTTTTGGAACGTGACCAGGCGGTGCTGGCGCAGGCGACGATGGATCGTGACCGTTATCGCGATGCGTGGTCGAGAAATGCGATTCCGAAGCAGACGCTGGACGACCAGGAGAAGGTCGTCCTGCAGGACGCCGGCACCGTGAAGAACGATGAGGGCACGGTCAAGTTCGACGAGATACAAGTGGAGTACTGCCATATCCGGGCTCCTATCTCGGGGAGAGTGGGACTGCGGCTCGTCGATCCGGGCAATGTGGTGCAGTCATCGGGGACGACGACGCTCGCAGTGATTACGCAACTACAGCCGATCACGGTGATCTTCACTGTTCCGGAGGACAACCTTGGACAGATTCAACCGCGGTTGCAGAAGAAGGCCAAGTTGCCTGTCGATGCCTATGATCGGGCGGCCTTGAAGCAGATTGCTACCGGGACGTTGCTAACGCTCGACAACCAGATCGACACGACGACAGGCACGGTCAAGGCGAGGGCCTCCTTTGACAATAAGGACTTGCTGCTGTTTCCGAATGAGTTTGTTAATGCTCGTCTGCTGGTGAATACGCTGCAAGGCGCGACACTGATTCCAACATCTGCGATTCAGCACAACGGCGCGGCGTCGTTTGTCTATGTTTTGCAGGACAACACAGCTCACATGCGCCCTGTGAAGCCAGGTGTAACCGAAGGCATGACAACTCAGCTGACGGGGATTAATCCTGGGGATGTGGTTGCGAATAGCAGCTTTGACAAGTTGCAGGATAATTCGAAGGTCGTCGTTTCAAGTAAGCCGATACCTGCGAACACGAGTGGGAGTAGCGCTCCTTGA
- a CDS encoding RidA family protein gives MSDQSKTAISTKEAPAAIGPYSQAIRVGDMLFASGQVALDPATGQLVPGGVTEQTIRVLENVKAVLAKAGLDMIHVVKTTVYLKTMADFAAMNEVYARYLAPEGVVPPARSTVAVAGLPKDALVEIEVIAKE, from the coding sequence ATGAGCGATCAAAGCAAGACTGCAATTTCTACCAAAGAGGCCCCCGCTGCCATCGGGCCGTACTCTCAGGCGATACGCGTGGGCGACATGTTGTTTGCTTCGGGGCAGGTAGCGCTGGATCCGGCGACGGGGCAGCTGGTGCCGGGTGGGGTGACCGAGCAGACGATCCGGGTGCTCGAAAATGTGAAGGCGGTACTGGCGAAGGCGGGGCTGGATATGATCCATGTCGTGAAGACGACGGTGTATCTGAAGACCATGGCTGACTTCGCGGCGATGAACGAGGTTTATGCGAGGTATCTGGCGCCCGAGGGAGTGGTGCCGCCGGCGAGGTCGACGGTTGCCGTGGCGGGACTGCCGAAAGATGCTCTCGTTGAGATCGAGGTGATCGCCAAGGAGTAG
- a CDS encoding adenylosuccinate synthase, translating to MNQRKSAVILGAQWGDEGKGKIVDVLSEKFSVVARYAGGHNAGHTVIIKGKKFVLQLIPCGVLRPETKGVIGNGVVLDPMAFLNEVKKLKDAGLTVDNQLFVSNRAQVILPYHRMIELAAENAPGRTKIGTTSRGIGPAYEDKMHRSGLRVVDLLNSALLRTHIENACHEKNTIAHALFGTEPLDPKTMYEEYSRAAEQIAPFVTDTAVMLNQAIDNGEKVMFEGAQGALLDIDHGTYPFVTSSSSTAGGAVTGTGVGPTRIGTVIGVTKAYVTRVGEGPFPTEIHDSTSDLLRARGQEYGAVTGRPRRCGWLDLPLLRYSNMINGTEWLVVTKMDVMDECLEIPVCTGYKVNGKLTDLIPADMPGYNAIEPVYTKLKGWNCSTEGITEFDKLPQLAQDYLKFIEQESGAKIGMVSTGPDRDQTMTLPAFEEALKA from the coding sequence GTGAATCAACGCAAATCAGCGGTTATTTTGGGTGCCCAGTGGGGCGATGAAGGCAAAGGCAAGATCGTCGATGTGCTGTCGGAGAAGTTCTCCGTCGTCGCACGCTACGCAGGCGGCCACAACGCCGGCCACACCGTCATCATCAAGGGCAAGAAGTTCGTTCTGCAGCTGATTCCATGCGGCGTCTTGCGACCGGAGACCAAGGGCGTTATCGGCAACGGCGTCGTGCTCGACCCCATGGCGTTTCTCAACGAGGTAAAGAAGCTGAAGGACGCGGGTCTTACCGTCGACAACCAGCTCTTCGTCTCCAACCGCGCCCAGGTCATCCTCCCCTACCACCGCATGATTGAGCTGGCAGCCGAAAACGCCCCAGGCCGAACGAAGATCGGCACCACCAGCCGCGGCATCGGCCCAGCCTACGAAGACAAGATGCACCGCAGCGGTCTGCGCGTCGTCGATCTGTTGAACTCAGCGCTCCTCCGCACGCACATCGAAAACGCCTGCCACGAGAAGAACACCATCGCCCACGCCCTCTTCGGCACCGAGCCCCTCGACCCCAAAACCATGTACGAGGAGTACTCGCGCGCAGCCGAGCAGATCGCCCCGTTTGTCACCGACACCGCAGTCATGCTCAACCAGGCCATCGATAACGGCGAAAAGGTGATGTTCGAAGGAGCACAGGGCGCTCTGCTCGACATCGACCACGGAACCTACCCCTTCGTCACCTCATCCTCCTCCACCGCTGGAGGCGCCGTCACCGGCACCGGGGTCGGCCCGACTCGCATCGGCACAGTCATCGGCGTAACCAAGGCCTACGTCACCCGCGTCGGCGAAGGCCCCTTCCCCACCGAGATCCACGACTCCACCAGCGATCTCCTCCGAGCCCGCGGGCAGGAGTACGGCGCCGTCACCGGCCGTCCACGCCGCTGCGGCTGGCTCGATCTGCCCCTCCTCCGCTACAGCAACATGATCAACGGCACAGAGTGGTTGGTCGTGACAAAGATGGATGTCATGGACGAATGTCTGGAGATTCCCGTCTGCACTGGATATAAAGTGAATGGAAAGCTGACCGACCTCATCCCCGCCGACATGCCCGGCTACAACGCCATTGAGCCGGTCTACACCAAACTGAAGGGCTGGAACTGCTCAACCGAAGGCATCACCGAGTTCGATAAACTACCGCAGCTCGCACAGGATTATCTGAAATTTATTGAGCAGGAATCGGGAGCGAAGATTGGAATGGTCTCGACCGGGCCTGATCGTGACCAGACGATGACGCTGCCGGCGTTCGAAGAAGCTCTCAAAGCTTAA
- a CDS encoding putative quinol monooxygenase, producing MLSFTVRMTFEQSDREDITETLCQLAAESRKEPGCVSYVPHLVEGEACTVLIYEQYADEAALEHHRTTPHFHQYAVGGLYQKMRDRQLENLTAVC from the coding sequence ATGCTTAGTTTTACCGTGCGAATGACGTTTGAACAATCCGACCGCGAGGATATCACCGAGACGCTCTGCCAACTGGCCGCAGAGTCCCGGAAGGAGCCCGGATGCGTGAGTTACGTTCCTCACCTGGTCGAAGGTGAAGCCTGCACCGTGCTGATCTACGAGCAGTATGCGGATGAGGCCGCATTGGAGCATCATAGAACTACGCCGCACTTTCACCAGTACGCAGTCGGCGGACTGTACCAGAAGATGAGGGATCGTCAGCTCGAAAACCTCACAGCAGTGTGCTAA
- a CDS encoding nuclear transport factor 2 family protein, whose product MTSAVLLAAAVISAYAPPASALHMQPLREKKHDAKRQVEALEEQWRQAQLSGDVATMDSLLSDDYIGITMTGQVNTKMQQLDRMRSHKFALSKLEIGEMQVKLVGAIAIVTSRAEVEGMNEGIPVKGTYRYTRVYQRLPSGNWKITSFEATRVPGPRGEAASPSPAHDSPPKAATSVPPVGPS is encoded by the coding sequence ATGACCTCCGCTGTCCTGCTGGCCGCCGCGGTCATAAGCGCCTATGCGCCGCCCGCGTCTGCCCTGCACATGCAGCCGCTGCGCGAGAAAAAGCACGACGCCAAGCGTCAGGTGGAGGCGCTTGAAGAGCAGTGGCGTCAGGCCCAGCTCTCCGGCGACGTAGCCACAATGGATAGCCTCTTATCCGATGACTACATCGGCATCACCATGACCGGTCAGGTCAATACCAAAATGCAGCAGTTGGATCGGATGCGGAGCCACAAGTTTGCCCTCAGCAAGCTTGAGATTGGCGAGATGCAGGTGAAGCTGGTCGGGGCGATTGCAATCGTAACCTCCCGTGCAGAAGTCGAAGGTATGAACGAAGGCATACCCGTGAAGGGGACCTACCGCTATACCCGGGTCTATCAGCGCCTGCCCTCAGGAAACTGGAAGATCACAAGCTTTGAAGCCACACGCGTACCGGGTCCACGCGGCGAAGCAGCCAGCCCTTCGCCCGCACACGACTCTCCACCCAAAGCTGCGACCAGTGTGCCTCCGGTAGGTCCCTCTTAA
- a CDS encoding efflux RND transporter permease subunit, whose translation MSPSRPFILRPVATSLLMAAILLVGIVSYTQLPVSALPEVDYPTIQVLTFYPGASPTVTSTTVTAPLERQFGQLQGLSQMTSTSSGGVSVVVLQFNLSLNIDIAEEEVQSAINAAQSFLPANLPAPPIYSKTNPADAPVLTLAITSKTMPLSAVEDLVDTRLAPKISQLSGVGLVSISGGQKPAVRIQANPTALSSYGINLEDLRTAVTQSSVNAAKGNFDGPRQDYQIDANDQLVTSHDYTQVVVAYRNGAPVMLTDVAHILDGVENSTQAAWMNQTPAVILNVQRQPGGNTISVVKSIKALLPQLEANLPKGIDVTTLTDLTTPIQASVSDVEFELMLTIGLVVMVIFLFLRNLYATIIPSVAVPLSLIGTFAAMYALGYSLDNLSLMALTISTGFVVDDAIVMVENISRYLEEGESPMQSALKGAEQIGFTILSLTVSLIAVLIPLLFMGDVVGRLFREFAVTLAVTIVVSAVVSLTLTPMMASRILKHNPEDQQGRFYRASEHVFERMIAFYGRTLKVVLRYQTITLLVALATLLLTIYLYVIIPKGFFPVQDTGVIQGITQAPQTIGSKAMAEKQKEVAKVILQDPAVESLSSFIGADGTNTTINSGRMSINLKPLEDRDLSASDVVRRLQSKLKNVQDIQIYMQPVQNITVDDRVSRTQYQYTLEDPDQNELNDWTNRFVAKLKQLPELEDVATDQQLGGLAVSLVIDRATASRLGVAPTTIDNTLYDAFGQRQINTMYTQLNQYHVILEAEPQFQLDPNKLNHLYLQANSAAGTSGAAATSSSGNGSTSAGSNALTTSALFTASANTLAPPVNALTASTSNSTSSKGSTSAGTTSSTYSSAVPFSAFSHFETTTEALSITHQGQFPAITVSFNLAPNAALGGAISEITKVQKDMHMPASLQADFQGTAASFRNSLSGMPLLILAALVTVYIVLGVLYESFIHPITILSTLPSAGVGAFLSLILFHQDLSVVAIIGLVLLIGIVKKNGIMMVDFALDAERNRGKSSTDAIYEACLLRFRPIMMTTMAALLGGLPLAFGRGIGSELRRPLGIAMVGGLLLSQILTLYTTPVIYIFFDNLAQRFSRKKTTHGATNEPAAEGHS comes from the coding sequence TTGAGTCCATCTCGTCCGTTTATTCTGCGACCTGTCGCAACGTCGTTGCTGATGGCTGCCATTCTGCTAGTCGGTATTGTGAGTTACACGCAACTACCGGTGTCTGCGCTGCCTGAGGTTGACTATCCGACAATTCAGGTACTGACGTTCTATCCGGGCGCGAGTCCGACGGTGACATCGACAACGGTGACGGCGCCGCTGGAGCGGCAGTTTGGCCAGTTGCAGGGGTTGAGTCAGATGACCTCCACCAGCTCGGGCGGCGTGTCGGTGGTGGTGCTGCAGTTCAACCTAAGTCTGAACATCGATATTGCGGAGGAGGAGGTGCAGTCGGCGATTAATGCTGCGCAGAGTTTTCTGCCGGCTAACCTGCCCGCGCCGCCGATTTACAGCAAGACGAACCCTGCCGATGCTCCAGTTTTGACGTTGGCGATTACGTCAAAAACGATGCCGCTGTCGGCGGTAGAAGATCTCGTAGATACGCGGTTGGCGCCGAAGATCTCTCAGCTGAGTGGAGTGGGACTGGTCAGCATCAGCGGTGGACAAAAACCTGCGGTGCGCATTCAGGCGAATCCTACGGCGTTGTCATCGTATGGCATCAATCTTGAAGATCTGCGGACGGCAGTGACGCAGAGCAGCGTGAATGCAGCGAAAGGAAACTTCGACGGGCCGCGCCAGGACTACCAGATTGATGCGAACGATCAGCTGGTAACGAGCCATGACTATACGCAGGTGGTGGTTGCGTATCGCAATGGGGCGCCGGTGATGTTGACCGATGTGGCGCACATTCTGGATGGCGTGGAGAACAGCACGCAGGCTGCGTGGATGAATCAGACTCCGGCAGTGATTCTGAATGTGCAGCGGCAGCCGGGTGGGAATACGATCAGTGTGGTCAAGAGCATCAAGGCGCTCTTGCCACAGCTCGAGGCCAATCTTCCTAAGGGCATCGATGTCACGACTCTTACTGACTTGACGACGCCTATTCAGGCCTCCGTCAGCGATGTGGAGTTCGAGCTTATGTTGACCATCGGACTCGTGGTGATGGTCATCTTTCTGTTTCTGCGGAATCTGTACGCGACGATCATTCCGAGCGTGGCTGTACCGTTGTCGCTGATCGGTACCTTCGCTGCGATGTATGCGCTGGGGTATAGCCTCGACAACTTATCGTTGATGGCGTTGACGATTTCGACCGGGTTTGTGGTCGATGACGCGATCGTGATGGTTGAAAATATCTCGCGCTATCTGGAAGAGGGCGAGTCGCCGATGCAGTCGGCGCTGAAGGGCGCGGAGCAGATCGGGTTTACGATTCTGTCGTTGACTGTCTCGCTGATTGCTGTGCTGATTCCTCTGCTCTTCATGGGAGACGTTGTCGGCCGGCTGTTCCGCGAGTTCGCTGTGACGTTGGCCGTCACGATTGTTGTGTCTGCGGTGGTCTCGCTCACGCTTACGCCGATGATGGCTTCGCGCATCTTGAAGCATAATCCTGAGGATCAACAGGGGAGGTTCTATCGAGCGTCGGAGCACGTCTTTGAGCGGATGATTGCGTTCTATGGCCGCACCCTGAAGGTTGTGCTTCGCTATCAGACGATTACGTTGCTGGTGGCGCTTGCGACACTTCTGTTGACGATCTATCTCTACGTCATTATTCCTAAGGGATTTTTTCCTGTGCAGGATACGGGCGTGATTCAGGGTATAACGCAGGCGCCTCAGACCATCGGATCGAAGGCGATGGCGGAGAAACAAAAAGAGGTCGCGAAGGTGATTCTCCAAGACCCTGCGGTGGAGAGTCTCTCGTCCTTTATCGGTGCAGACGGTACGAATACGACGATCAACAGCGGAAGAATGTCGATCAACCTGAAACCGCTGGAAGATCGTGATCTAAGCGCCTCGGATGTTGTTCGCCGGCTGCAGTCGAAGCTGAAGAATGTGCAGGATATTCAGATATACATGCAGCCAGTGCAGAACATCACCGTCGACGACCGGGTGAGCCGAACGCAGTATCAGTACACACTGGAGGATCCGGATCAAAACGAACTGAATGATTGGACCAACCGCTTCGTGGCGAAGTTGAAACAGTTGCCGGAGCTGGAAGACGTGGCTACGGATCAGCAGCTGGGTGGACTGGCGGTGTCCTTGGTCATCGACCGGGCTACCGCTTCGCGGTTGGGTGTGGCGCCGACGACGATCGACAATACGCTCTACGATGCCTTTGGGCAGCGCCAGATTAATACGATGTACACGCAGTTGAATCAGTACCACGTGATTCTGGAGGCCGAGCCGCAATTTCAACTCGACCCTAATAAGTTGAACCATCTCTACCTTCAGGCGAATTCCGCAGCAGGGACGAGCGGAGCGGCGGCAACCTCCTCTTCGGGTAATGGTTCTACCTCGGCGGGATCGAACGCGTTGACGACATCGGCGCTGTTTACCGCATCGGCGAATACGCTTGCTCCTCCAGTGAATGCATTGACTGCGAGCACTTCCAATTCGACCTCAAGCAAAGGCTCGACCTCTGCGGGAACGACGAGCTCGACCTACAGCAGCGCGGTGCCATTCAGTGCCTTCTCTCACTTTGAGACGACGACAGAGGCGCTCTCGATTACGCATCAAGGACAATTTCCGGCAATTACTGTTTCTTTTAATCTTGCACCGAACGCTGCACTTGGCGGGGCGATCTCAGAGATTACGAAGGTGCAGAAGGACATGCATATGCCTGCAAGCCTGCAGGCTGATTTTCAAGGTACTGCAGCTTCGTTCCGGAATTCTTTGTCGGGTATGCCGCTACTGATTCTTGCCGCGCTGGTCACGGTGTATATCGTGCTCGGAGTGTTGTACGAGAGCTTTATCCATCCGATCACGATTCTTTCGACTCTGCCGTCTGCAGGCGTGGGCGCGTTTCTATCGTTGATTCTTTTTCATCAGGATCTCAGCGTGGTGGCCATTATTGGTCTTGTACTGCTGATCGGTATTGTGAAGAAGAACGGCATTATGATGGTCGATTTTGCGCTAGACGCCGAGCGCAACCGCGGAAAGAGCTCAACGGACGCGATCTATGAGGCGTGCCTACTGCGCTTTCGTCCGATCATGATGACTACGATGGCAGCGCTCTTGGGCGGTCTGCCGTTGGCGTTTGGACGTGGCATCGGTTCGGAGCTCCGCAGACCGCTCGGTATTGCCATGGTGGGTGGACTGCTGCTCAGCCAGATATTGACGCTTTATACGACGCCTGTGATCTACATCTTCTTTGACAATCTGGCCCAGAGATTTTCGAGAAAGAAGACGACGCACGGCGCAACGAATGAGCCGGCGGCGGAAGGTCATTCATGA